A part of Leptotrichia hongkongensis genomic DNA contains:
- the coaE gene encoding dephospho-CoA kinase (Dephospho-CoA kinase (CoaE) performs the final step in coenzyme A biosynthesis.) — protein MKKVVIGLTGGIGTGKSTVSQILKEKNFPVIDLDVISHEVIKFPKVVEKIVENFGKEVLEYNNTGNWIISREKLGRVIFGNREKRVILNSIMHPEILHIMREKILECKKENKIIFVEIQLLFEVQWEKEFDYILLVSAEKETQIKRILSRDKRSKEEALSIINSQMPLDEKKKISDYVIENDGNIQDLERKIDGFLKKIEFENKMEKIE, from the coding sequence ATGAAGAAAGTAGTTATTGGGCTTACAGGTGGAATTGGAACAGGAAAAAGTACAGTTAGTCAAATTTTAAAAGAAAAAAATTTTCCAGTTATTGATTTAGACGTAATTTCTCATGAAGTTATTAAATTTCCTAAGGTTGTGGAAAAAATTGTAGAAAATTTTGGTAAAGAAGTCTTAGAATATAATAATACTGGAAATTGGATTATTTCACGTGAAAAATTAGGAAGAGTTATTTTTGGAAATAGAGAAAAAAGAGTTATTTTAAATTCTATTATGCATCCAGAGATTTTACATATCATGCGAGAAAAAATTCTGGAATGTAAAAAAGAAAATAAAATTATTTTTGTGGAAATTCAGCTTCTTTTTGAAGTTCAATGGGAAAAGGAATTTGATTACATTTTGCTAGTAAGTGCAGAAAAAGAAACGCAGATTAAACGCATTTTATCTAGGGATAAGCGTAGTAAAGAAGAGGCTTTGAGTATTATAAATTCACAAATGCCTTTGGATGAAAAAAAGAAAATAAGTGACTATGTTATTGAAAATGACGGAAATATTCAAGATTTGGAAAGAAAAATTGATGGATTTTTGAAAAAAATAGAATTTGAAAATAAAATGGAAAAAATTGAATGA